In Neoarius graeffei isolate fNeoGra1 chromosome 19, fNeoGra1.pri, whole genome shotgun sequence, the sequence ctcaccgagttatctcaagttcccacagagtactgggatctcaaggaggtattcagcaagagcagggccgccgttcttcctccgcaccgggcctacgactgtgccatcgacttgctccctgggactacccctcctcgtggcagactgttttcactctctcagccagaacgcaaggccatggaggaatacctcaaagatgccctggtctctgggtttattcgaccctccacttcacctgctggagccggcttcttctttgtcggcaagaaggatggggggctccgaccatgtattgattacaggggcctgaataagatcactgtgcgcaaccgatatccccttccgctgatgtccacagctttcgacctgctccaaggcgccaccgtcttcaccaagttggacctacggaacgcataccacctcatccgtatccgacagggagacgagtggaagactgcctttaacaccccgtctgggcactacgaataccaggtgatgcccttcggactcaccaacgcaccagctgtttttcaggccctaatcaacgacgtcttaagggacatgattaacctatacgtttttgtctacctcgacgacatccttatcttttccaagaccgtgcaggagcaccgccaccatgtccgccaggttctccagaggctgctacagaacaatctgttcgccaaggcccagaaatgcgaatttcatgttcccgaggtctcctttctgggatttattgtacggacaggccaactccaaatggaccctgccaagaccctggccgtccgggattggcctactcccaagtccgttaaggaggttcagcggttcttaggattcgctaacttctaccgcaagttcatcaggaacttcagttctgtggcagcacccatgtcagacctcaccaaagggacaggtggatcttatggctggtctcctcaggcagaaaaggcgttcaaagacctcaaggaccgcttctgcacggcacccattctggttctcccggacacctcccaaccattcatcgtggaggtggacgcctcggacagtggtgtcggcgcggtgctctctcaacgttcggaaggaaagctgcacccctgcgcttacttctcccaccgcctgagtcctgctgagtcccggtacgatgtgggggatcgagaactgctagcggtcaaactggcccttgaggagtggaggcactggctggagggagcacaacatccattcctggtttggactgaccacaagaacctggagtacctccagcaagccaagagactgaaccctcgacaggctaggtgggccctgtttttcagtcggtttgacttcaccctctcataccgccccggctccaagaacaccaaacctgacgcactgtccagactgttctctgccactaacagggagaatgaagtcgggcctattatccctgtgtcccggattgtggcccctgtccgctggggtattgaggaggctgtccgacgagcccaatgccaggaccccggtcctgggacggggccaccaggcctcttgtacgtcccacatcaagcccgggccaaggttctccagtggggtcactcttcccctctcaccgcccacccgggagctcggaggaccctggacttcctgaaaagacgcttctggtggcctaacatggagaaggaagtaaggtcatttgtcctgtcctgtgaggtttgcaccagaaccaagaacccacgacagcgtccccagggtctcctgcatcctctgaccattccccggcgtccctggtcccacgtggcagtcgactttatcacgggtctccctgagtcacaaggtaacacggtcattttggtcttagttgacagattctccaaggcctgccgcttcataccactgtgcaaactcccctctgctcttgaaactgcgaaacttttgtttaatcatgtcttccgagtctttggtcttccacaggacatcgtctcagaccgagggccccagttctcctcccgagtgtggcacgggttctgcaaggtcatcggagccactgccagcctctcctctgggtttcacccacagtccaatggtcagacggagaggctcaaccaggacctggaaaccaccctgcgaggcctggctatggataacccgacatcgtggagcacctggctgccatgggcggagtacgcccacaacaccctgcagtcatcggccaccaagctgtcgccattccagtgccaattcgggttccagccacctctgttcccggaccaggaggaggacgcgggggtgccctcggtcaaccaatatgtgagacggtgtcgcaagacctggagcaaggtcaggaagaccctcatacagacctccagaaccaaccagactcaggccaaccgccatagaagacctgcacacgctttccgccctgggcagcgtgtttggctgtccactaaggaccttccactgcgggtggagaaccgcaagcttgctcctcgctacattggccccttcaaggtggtgcgcagggtgaaccctgtctcctaccggctccagttgccccggactctgaggatcaaccccactttccatgtttccctgttacggcccgtactgacgtctacgtatgcccctgcccctaggaaccccccacccccccgcatcttccaggggcagactgtgttcactgtgaatcgcctgcttgactcccgccgggtccgcggcgggttgcaatatctggtggactgggagggctatggtcctgaggagcgctgctgggttcctgctcgggatgtccttgataaagaactatgtcgggacttccattcggcccatccggatcgccctgggaacgtcaggagacgctcctagaggggggggtcctgttaggactaggactgttttggcctctagaggccgctgttatttccttttcatgtcgtgtttattttggcctctagaggccgccactgttcctgtgttttgtgtttgtgttaattgcctaattatcttcacctgtgtccttaattagtttgtctatttatacccctgagttcagtcctcttgtcacggagtctttgtgctgttatgtttatctccagtttcctttgtactgtgttttttttgatcttcttagcttttgaattttttgcactttgcttttcttttggattttactctttggttttttttttgtcttttgttttgccctgtatatagtgtatatagtttaaataaaccttttgattctttttctacttccgcctcacgcctctgcatttgagtcatccccctggtggcctagtgggggtttgctggattatcacaccaacgaaccaggttcgaatcccagcaaaaccctaacatttacattgaatttactaaataaaatcaatcaatcaattgagTATATTATAATCCAGTACATTGatccagggtggcacagtggtgtagtggttagcactgttgcctcacagcaagaaggtcctgggtttgagcctcgtggccggtgatggtctttctgtgtggagtttgcatgttctccccgtgtccgcgtgggtttcctccgggtgctccggtttcccccacagtccaaagacatgcaggttaggttaactggtgactctaaattgaccgtaggtgtgaatgtgagtgtgaatggttgtctgtgtctatgtgtcagccctgtgatgacctggcgacttgtccagggtgtaccccgcctttcgcccgtagtcagctgggataggctccagcttgcctgcgaccctgtagaacaggataaagcggctagagataatgagatgagatgagatgagtttattaaTTCAGTATATTAATCCCTAGGCAAAGTGATTGTATTTATGGTCAAAACAAGAAAGATTATGTGGTAAAATGAATTTTTATCAATCAGTTTTATCAGGTAACTTTTGTTACCGTCACCTTTCAGAAGAAAGCTAGACCATGGTAGGACTCATATAGTCGCGGAACCTTTAAAAAGCACTTCTGTTTCTACACGGATCGTTAATTCGGGTGCATCAGTGGCGTGATATGCTCGACGAGTTATTATTGCACTATTACATAGTGATAATTGACATTAATGAGTTAATTTCGTTTAGAAGTAATAAAAAGTAGTCGCCCATTGTTAAAGTGCTGAATTGACAATGAAGTTCCGAGCGAAGATAAATGATGTTGGATGCCTAAATCATTTCACACGTAGGTAAATAGTCAAAAGTAGTTAAATTATCCTGCAAGCTAACATGCGGTTCTCAGACTGTAGTAATATAATTAACTGTTTTAATAAGCTAATGTATTTGTGATGTGGTAAAAGTGTAACAGCTGTGCATTACTCCAGCTGTGCTGACTGTGTACATCCTTCCCCGTATTAACATAACGCTATGTTTGAATAAGATAGTGTTAGTGATGTGCCGATATCCTGCCTGTGGTAATCCTTAGTGCTTTAACAGGTAACATGTTAGTTTTATTATATTCTTATGTATTAATGAGGGTTTTTGCACCTGGTTTCAGACTCTTATTTTTACAGCCATCTGTTACGGTTTAATTAAGAATAGTTTGGGCTGGAACAGTAAATGGGATGGGAGCTAATTTGCATAGTGATTTGCCTGACTCGTCATAATTATTTGCATATTAAAACATGCTAGagaggcggctacaattatcgacaccttaatgagcttttggccgttgcaaaagtagaaaagactttcagtacgtgacttgtgcatgaataattactcaaacttccactggaaaaaaaatgagttaattcccaattacttagcgtatcagatcacatgacacctttcaacacagttatcgacacctttgtccacagttatcgacacctttgtccacagttatcgacacctttgtccacagttatcgacaccgttccacaattatggacacctttgtccacagttatcaacactgttccacagttatcgacacctttctccacagttatcgacacctttctccacagttatcgacacctttgtccacagttatcaacaccgttccacaattatggacacctttgtccacagttatcgacactgttccacaattatcgacacctttgtccacagttatcaacaccgttccacaattatggacacctttgttcacagttatcgacactgttccacaattatcgacacctttgtccacagttatcaacaccgttccacagttatcgacacctttgtccacagttatcgacacctttgtccacagttatcaacaccattccacaattatcgacacctttgtccacagttatcaacaccgttccacaattatggacacctttgtccacagttattgacacctttgtccacagttatcgacactgttccacaattattgacacctttgtccacagttatcaacaccgttccacaattatggacacctttgtccacagttatcgacactcttccacagttattgacacctttgtccacagttatcaacactgttccacaattatggacacctttgtccacagttattgacacctttgtccacagttatcaacaccattccacaattatggacacctttgttcacagttatcgacacctttgtccacaattatcgacaccattgtccatagttatcgacacctttgtccacagttatcaacaccgttccacagttatcgacactgttccacaattattgacacctttatccacagttatcaacaccattccacaattatggacacctttgtccacagttatcaacaccgttccacaattatggacacctttgtccacagttatcaacaccgttccacaattatggacacctttgtccacagttattgacactgttccacaattattgacacctttgtccacagttatcgacaccgttccacaattatggacacctttgtccacagttattgacacctttgtccacagttatcaacaccgttccacaattacggacacctttgttcacagttatcgacactgttccacaattatggacacctttgtccacagttattgacacctttgtccacagttatcaacaccattccacaattatggacacctttgttcacagttatcgacactgttccacaattatggacacctttgtccacagttattgacactgttccacaattattgacacctttgtccacagttatcgacactgttccacaattatggacacctttgtccacagttatcaacaccgttccacaattatggacacctttgtccacagttatcgacactgttccacaattatggacacctttgtccacagttatcaacaccgttccacaattatggacacctttgtccacagttatcaacaccgttccacaattatggacacctttgttcacagttatcgacactgttccacaattatcgacacctttgtccacagttatcaacaccgttccacaattatggacacctttgtccacagttatcgacacctttgtcccagttatcgacactgttccacaattattgacacctttgtccacagttatcaacaccgttccacaattatggacacctttgtccacagttatcgacacctttggccACAGTACAAATAGAGTAGTCAAGCACACATACTTCTAGGGTTTATGTAGCTTTTTGTTCCTCAACAAGGTCTGTAAATGTTTATCAGTATCATTGTGTCTGCAGGTGTGGTGAATACCATTACAAAACTCACAAAGGCTTGTGTTGTACGACTTAATGTCGACAACATTTTTTTCGTCCTTTCTGGAAAAGTTGCCAATGGAGGAGTCAGTATGTGGTGTGAGTTACTGCAGGTAAATCCCTATTCATTTTTTTCATTGTGCTTTTATGTCAGAAACAGACCAGTGACAAGTTGAAGTAAAATCCAACATCAAGTAGGCCACCATGAGCCACCAGAACAGCTTTAATGTGCCCTGGCATTGATTCTGTACATCTCTGGAACTGTAGTGGAGGGATGAACTGTTTCTTGCATATTACCTCCTTTGGCATTTTGATGATGGTGTAGGTAAATGCTGTCTAACATATCAGTCCAAAAATCTCTAGATGATTGTGAAGGGCATAGCATTTGATTTCTATCATTtgtgtggtgcagtggttagtactgtcgcctcatagcaagaaggtcctgcgtttgaacctcatggctgacgagggcctttctatgtggagtttgcatgttctccccgtgtctgtatgggcttCCTTCCACTTCTAAAAAGACATGCAGATAAGGTAAAAATTGTTGAacttgttgtacgtcgctctgggtaagagcatctgttaaatgcctgtgATGGAATATAATTTTCATCATCATTAAACTTTGTATAGATTTTGCCATGAACCTTCCCTCTAGGACAGAGGTACGTAAAGAATTTGCTTGGTGGAGGaacataaaaaaaattttaaatgacTACAtaaatccgggcggcacggtggtgtagtggttagcgctgtcggctcacagcaagaaggtcctgggttcgagccccgtggccggcgaaggcctttctgtgtggagtttgcatgttctccccgtgtccgcgtgggtttcctccgagtgctccggtttcccccacagtccaaagacatgcaggttaggttaactggtgactctaaattgaccgtaggtgtgaatgtgagtgtgaatggttgtctgtgtctatgtgtcagccctgtgatgacctggcgacttgtccagggtgtaccccgactttcgcccgtagtcagctgggataggctccagcttgcctgcaaccctgtagaacaggataaagcggctacagataatgagaatgagatgagactacataAATCCTACTAACTGTCACGTGTTTTGCGCAGGCGCTCCGCATTTTATCACCTGACGATGTTGGAATGTAAAAATACACCAAAAGTGCtgtcatctttttttttcccctaaaaatAGCAGATGAGCCAACTGACACATGAATCTCAAATGATTAACAGTCGCACAGTTCTGATAGTAACGGACACTCTTTGGAAGCCCTGGCCCTTCCCCActgaaaaaaaatgtaacttcATTAATATGAAATAAAATCTATCAATGTGTTCCATTTAGCTATGAATAAATAACTGATTGTTAACTACGTGCTTAATTATATTTATTAGTGATGCACTGAAATTTCGGCCAAAAACGGTAGAAAATTGTACATAAAGTTTTCTTGGGGGTGTTAGGTGGGCActcgttttcaaaaaaaaaaaaagaactaggAAGGTGCATGGTACCCAAGCCACGCAATCAAAATGCCTCCAACTGCAGAACAGAGCCAccggtttttcctttaatttgtctctTGTCTCTATGTATTAGATATCacgttttcatttttatttgattGGTTGGCTTACAAGCACATTCTGCATGCTTCAGTGATGAGTCCTGACTAATCTTCCATTTTATTCTCTCAAAGGCTAATTTTTTTGACGAGTATCAACTGGAAGGTGTGTCAGAAGACGCTAATGAAATATGTTTAGAAGTAAATCCAGAGAACCTATCCAGAGCTTTAAAAACTGCACAGAATGCCAAGTCTGTCAAAATAAAACTGACAAAGAAGCACTACCCATGCCTCACTCTTGCTGCAGAACTGGTAAGAgtctttaaaaatatatattaacattGTTTTATGATATTTTGTCTTGGAAGCAGTGTTAGAGTGTTAAAATATTCAATTTGTGTGAATGGTTATAGTGAAGTCAAGTATTGtaagttcagttttatttgtatttaaCAGTGGAcaatgtcacaaagcagctttatagaaatatataagTTCCGGATTTaatttttacatgtatgaatttacATTGAACGTAATTGAAATTAAATTAACCTTGAAATAAAGCAACAGCTCAAGATTCATAAAAGTCACGTTTTATTCTTAAACACGATTAAAACGTGCAGTCCTTGTTAAATAGCATCAGTTTATTTTTGTTAAATGAAGACAAAAATGTGGATTGCATCACTTATTTTCTCTGGTTCTATTATTTACTCGAGCATAGTTGCCAAATCTGTGCATAGTTTATTGGAAATTCATATTAACACTGGTGATCTCAAACAAAATTATATTTAACTTGTTATTGACTCCGTTTTATTacttttctctctcttccaaGCCTTCCCTCTCATCCATTAGCCGCATTGTCACCCATGACATCCCTGTGGACGTCATTCCCAGAAGGCTTTGGCATGACTTTAAAGAGCCCAGCATGCCAGACTTTGATGTAAGTGAAACAGCATCTCCTCTGGTCACTGAATAAAAGggtatttacaaccctgattccaaaaaagttgggacaaagtacaaattgtaaataaaaacggaatgcaatgatgtggaagtttcaaaattccatattttattcagaatagaacatagatgacatatcaaatgtttaaactgagaaaatgtatcatttaaagagaaaaattaggtgattttaaatttcatgacaacaacacatctcaaaaaagttgggacaaggccatgtttaccactgtgagacatccccttttctctttacaacagtctgtaaacatctggggactgaggagacaagttgctcaagtttagggataggaatgttaacccattcttgtctaatgtaggattctagttgctcaactgtcttaggtcttttttgtcgtatcttccgttttatgatgcgccaaatgttttctatgggtgaaagatccggactgcaggctggccagttcagtacccggacccttcttctacgcagccatgatgctgtaattgatgcagtatgtggtttggcattgtcatgttggaaaatgcaaggtcttccctgaaagagacgtcgtctggatgggagcatatgttgatctagaacctggatatacct encodes:
- the hus1 gene encoding checkpoint protein HUS1 isoform X2, which codes for MKFRAKINDVGCLNHFTRVVNTITKLTKACVVRLNVDNIFFVLSGKVANGGVSMWCELLQANFFDEYQLEGVSEDANEICLEVNPENLSRALKTAQNAKSVKIKLTKKHYPCLTLAAELPSLSSISRIVTHDIPVDVIPRRLWHDFKEPSMPDFDVVEANLCGEMNLKIETDLVSVTTHFKDLGNPPWGASQSQSQSRDVEAMAHARVDIRKLQQFLTGQQVNPTKSMCNIVDKKIIHLILLQEDVSLQYFIPAVV
- the hus1 gene encoding checkpoint protein HUS1 isoform X1, with the translated sequence MKFRAKINDVGCLNHFTRVVNTITKLTKACVVRLNVDNIFFVLSGKVANGGVSMWCELLQANFFDEYQLEGVSEDANEICLEVNPENLSRALKTAQNAKSVKIKLTKKHYPCLTLAAELPSLSSISRIVTHDIPVDVIPRRLWHDFKEPSMPDFDVSIYLPPLKTMKSVVDRMKNLSNYLVVEANLCGEMNLKIETDLVSVTTHFKDLGNPPWGASQSQSQSRDVEAMAHARVDIRKLQQFLTGQQVNPTKSMCNIVDKKIIHLILLQEDVSLQYFIPAVV
- the hus1 gene encoding checkpoint protein HUS1 isoform X3 yields the protein MKFRAKINDVGCLNHFTRVVNTITKLTKACVVRLNVDNIFFVLSGKVANGGVSMWCELLQANFFDEYQLEGVSEDANEICLEVNPENLSRALKTAQNAKSVKIKLTKKHYPCLTLAAELPSLSSISRIVTHDIPVDVIPRRLWHDFKEPSMPDFDVSIYLPPLKTMKSVVDRMKNLSNYLVVEANLCGEMNLKIETDLVSVTTHFKDLGNPPWGASQSQSQSRDVEAMAHARVDIRKLQQFLTGQQVNPTKSMCS